TTTGGGAATAATGCCTTCAGATTTAAAACCGACGTCCACGATTACGTCGTTATCCGTAATCGACAGCACCCGGCCCGTTACCACTTCGCCTTCTTTCAATTCATCCAGCGTCTGATTGTAAAGACGTGTTAACGTCTCCATTTCGGCCGGGGAATATTCCATTTCCTCTTCCAGATCTTCTAATTTAACAACTTCTTCTGTAAACTGATCATCAGTGGTTTGATCTTTTTGATCCTGGGGTTGATCGTTTGATGTTGTTGTCTGGTTGGCCATCTCTTCGGTAGCCTGTTCTTGAGATGGGTTTGGGGTTGTTGGTTCTTTTTTTTCTTCAGTCATAAAAATTCATACCTCCGTTAATAATTGTTTTTGGGCATAAGCCCGTTAATGTTATTTAATAAAGCCTTCAAATTTAATATATGAGCCAGGCAAACACAAAATTTTTTTATTTCGCTGCCCCTTTTTCAATCTTTTCCAGCGCCCAGCGGTAGATGATTTCCACCTGTTCTTTAATGGTCAAATTGGTGGTATCCAGTTCGCGGGCGTCGTCCGCTTTTTTTAAAGGCGATTGGGCGCGGCTGGAATCCAATTTATCCCGCTGCTTAATTTCTTGTTCGATGGCTTTTAGGTCCATTTTAATACCCTGGCGTTCCAGGTCCAACTGGCGACGCCGGGCGCGCTCTTTAATGCTGGCCACTAAAAAGACTTTTAATTCGGCGTCGGGCAGCACCACGGTGCCAATATCCCGACCGTCCATCACAACCCCGCCCTCTTTTGCCAGTTCGCGTTGTTGTTCGATCAACACTTCGCGCACGCCAGGATAGGATGAGATAACACTGATGATCTGATTGATCTGCGGCGTACGTATTTGATCGCTAACGTCTTCGTCGTTTAAAAATGTGCGCTGAATGCCGTCCACAATTTTTAAAGAAATTTTGATGTTTCGCACATGATCCACCACGGCTTGCTCATCGTGCACATCAATCCCCGCTCTTAAAACCGAAAGGGTGGCGGCGCGGTACATGGCGCCCGTATCGATATATAAGTAGCCCAGCTTTTGAGCTAAAAGCCGGGCCGTGGTACTTTTCCCCGAAGCAGCGGGGCCATCTATGGCAATGCGTATTTTTTGCGTCATCATCAATCCTTCATCCGTACGCCTTGTTCTTCCTGTAAAAACAGCCAGCCAACGATCTTGCCCGGTTCGATTTCATCCGTTTCGCTCCAGTATTCCCGATCCCGATCGTATTGCGAACTGGTGTCGTCAATGGGAATGGCCTCGATTTCTTCCTTGATTTTTTTGATGCGTTCCTGCCAGAGTTTAAAATTAGCCGGGCGCAGATCAATCCAGCCTTCCGCCGACCATTTTTCGATGTTTTCCGGCGTAACTTCCAGCTCGTTGCTTCCCCGATATGCGGGAATTTTCATTTCCGGACCGCGGAGCAATCGCTTGCCGTCGCTCATTAAAATGGGAATACCGATAGAAAGAATTTCGGCCCTTAGTTTTTCATCTGTTTTAATGATTTCTTCAGCGCAGCTTGACAAAAATTCCGGACTATGTTTGAGCACTTCGTCCATGGTAAATTTACAGCGTTTTAACAAATAGGCTTCATAGAGCAATTTGCTCAATTTGGGCGGGCCTAAAAGTTCAAAGGCTACGCTGTCCGACTGGTGTTCTTTTTGCAAACGCTGCATTTTTTGCAATGCGCTGCCCCGCAGATAGCCGGCCCGATAGGTTGGCCCCATGGTGGCGTTATCCAGCGCGTTAATGATATCGTGCCCGGTGTTTCCGCCTTTGATCTCCCACAGAACCACATTGGCAATTTCTTCGGGCGTAACAAATTCCATCTGTCCGCGCGAGGTAATGGCCGTAAATTCTTCGTAGCTAAAAATACCGTTTTCACCGGTGTCGATGTAAACCTTTTTCAACGTGTCGTTTAATGGTTTCCACGGTCCTTTGGGCATTTCGCGTTTTAAGGTGCCTTTAAGGGGAATGGCTTTTTCCGGCGGACAGTCATAGAGCTCCACCGGTTTTCCGCCCTTACGGATTTCGCCGTACTCAATCTTTTTCCAGGCAATAGCTGCAGTGGGCTTGATCTCTTTGGTGATCGGCGCGTCCGGCGTACGAGCCATCAGCCACAACAATAACGTATGTGAGCCGGCAATGGCCGATTTGCTCAACAACATGCGCGAGGGTTTTTCTTCGCTGTGCGTGTAAGGAATATTCAGGCCCATGCCGCCCGTGCCGCTGGTGCCGATCTTTACGTACACTTTCGTTTTCGCTTTTTTCATGGACTCGTACAAAATCTGAATATGGCGAATGAGCTGCGGCGTGTACTGCGTGATCAGCAATCGTTCGATGGCCGAAACGCTCTCCTCCTGATTTTCACATTGCTTTACATTTTCCAGAATTTTTCGCACTTCGATCGAGCTGGTAAAAATATCCTGATAGGCCAGAGCCGTGGCTGAATTTACACAATCGACGATGA
This sequence is a window from Caldithrix abyssi DSM 13497. Protein-coding genes within it:
- the cmk gene encoding (d)CMP kinase; the encoded protein is MTQKIRIAIDGPAASGKSTTARLLAQKLGYLYIDTGAMYRAATLSVLRAGIDVHDEQAVVDHVRNIKISLKIVDGIQRTFLNDEDVSDQIRTPQINQIISVISSYPGVREVLIEQQRELAKEGGVVMDGRDIGTVVLPDAELKVFLVASIKERARRRQLDLERQGIKMDLKAIEQEIKQRDKLDSSRAQSPLKKADDARELDTTNLTIKEQVEIIYRWALEKIEKGAAK